The window ATAATTGCATCTTGCTTTTATTAATAACTAGATGATACCCTGCACGTTGTTGCGGGAATTATAGCAAGAAAAATGGGATATGTTAGACAAATGAAATATCAATAATTTGGATATGCTTGTTAACCATACCATTACTTGGCTAAAATAAAATCATTTCATGAGATTGGACAATGCACAACTGGCTAGAAAAATACATAACATTTCCTTTCAAAAAAATATTAACATTAGTGGTTTCAGTTCCCACTGAAAAAATATAATGGCCCCGCCGACCATTTATGCATCGAAAACATCTCGCCCACAAAGAACATGCAAGTCATAGATTGTAGAATATCGAATATGTTGATTCTAATCTTTATCCTGCTATAATCTTTTAGCCAGCCACGCGAATGTGACACAAAGAGTAAAAAACCAACAAAATACAAAGGCCCTTTGCCAATCTCTTAAAATAGGTCATTTATCTGCAAAATCTGGGACTCCAGCCCCACCACGCACCCAGATCAAGAAACAACGAGAGATTGCCAGCAAACAGTAAGGCAACCTCGGCGAACAACAAATGTGACCTCTCCCCGGTGCGGCGAAGCTTGCGTGATCCACTAGTACTATATTAGGGTTGAATACTAATTATGCTGGACTGGTTCACCAAGCACTATGTTGTAGACTTTGTGGTAGAACAATGGTAATatagtttttattttgtttagTTAGTGGGCACTACACCATCATATTGTAGTCAAACCTAATCATCGGCCACCGGCCCCCCTCCCATGTCTTCGTATTTCTGCAAGAGATAATATCTTAGTGTTGGTATTTACTGTAGATATAAATAAtcaaaaaataattttttttaccATCAATTTGTTTGTATGTAACTACTATAGACGTACACACTAAATATGTAATTTGCAAATCAATTCACGTCATTTTAGCCTTAATCATATGGATTGAAGATCCGGTTCCGTTGGGGTACTAGCCAATTGGCTTTTTTAGGGATAGTCAATGATGCCACTCGGCTAAGCAGCTGACATCCGCCCTATAAATTGAGAATCGTGTGCCACCTCCTTCCTCCACGCGCACTACAGCAGTCCACCATCAAGCGAAAGAAATGCATCGGAAGACAACATTGTTGCTTCTGGGTGTGCTCATGGCGCTGCAATTTTCAGCTGCCATGGGCGCATGCTTCCCCACTGCGACTGCAACGTGATTGCTGGGGCGAAGGCGCGGCTGGGAAGGACACGACCATCCCAATCCTCCGTCACCCTGTCTCCGAGCTCACTCTCGCTGAGTCGTGGGTGGTTCATCGTGTTGACTGCGCTTGGCGGGTGCCTCATGTCCGCCAATGAAGTGGCCATCATAGAACTTGAGGCCATATGAGTCTCAATACACTATCTATATGTGATTACATAATGCAAATAATGCTTATAATCTACTCGAATATAAATAACTACTGAACAAACACAACGTGGCGATATGCACCGAGGAGGGGGGGGCATATGCCCCCATCCATGCCATCTATTTTTTATCATTATTCATGAACAGAATATCTCCAACAGATATTTCTGACTTCGGCTTAGCAAAGATATTTGGAGGGGGTCAATCACATATTTGTTACTCATCGCATTGATGGAACATAGCAAGTGTAGTAAGCCCCTAGAAGGTTATTCATTGGTATATGTTAAACCACGTATGTCCTAAACTTTCACAATAAAACATCACACTCTTGTTTCAGTGGGTATATGTCGCCAGAGTACGTGCTGCGCTGTCAATATTCGACCAGGTTCGATGTATTTAGTCTGGGAGTTTTGATTTTAGAGACCGTTACTGGAAGATGAAACTCCGGATTCTACGGCTCTGATCAAGATGTTGATTTTCTAAGCTTCGTAAGCTCATATATTGCTCACAAAGTTTAATGTCTAATCACTGTTATGTTAGAGATAGTGCCGCTAATTTTGCACACCAAATTTGAACGATTTGTTGCGGAATTTGGAGTAGTGGACGAGGGATAAAGCCATGGAGTTGATAGATCCATCATTAAGGAACTGTTGTAGTATTAACAAGTTGTTGAAGTGCATCCACATCGGGCTATTATGTGTTTAGAAAAAGCCGGCCGATAGGCCTTTGATGTCAGCAGTAATCTTCATGCTCACAAGTAACGATGTGCATCTTCATCTATGACCAGACCATCCTTTTGCACCCAGGAGAACAATACCAACTCTGAACCAAATCTAGTAGGTAATGCAAGAAATGCATCGTCAAATGAAGTGACCATCATAGAACTTGCGGCCAGGTGACTCTCAGTACACCATCTATATGTGATTACATGATGCAAATAATGATTATAAATCCACTCAAATATAAATAACTATTGAATAAATACAACATGGTGAAGTGCACTGAGGAGGGGGGGGGGCATATGCCCCCATCCATGCCGTCTATTTTTTTTATCGTTATTCATGAAGCAAATATCTCACGAGGATACGGCGTTGCCAAATTCTCAAAGCTGAACTGCAACAATTCGAGCAACGGAGCTTCCATCTCCAAACAAAGTCAATCTTTATCGTTCGAGTGGTGGATGCGGTGAAAGTCAAGGAGCTGGACTGGAGCAAGGGATTCAATATTATAGATGGAATCACTCGTGCCCTATAATATGTTCACAAAGATCCTCAGATAAAGTGAGGGGGTCCGGTTGGGTCATCTTTTTTTGACCGGACGAAGGTTTTCGGGGAATAGGGGGTccgactgtagatgctctaaaGAAAGTTTTTTTTAGACTTATACAAAGTTTTCGAGACCTCCTATTTGAAAATAAACATAGGCATATAAGATATCGTTTTTTCTTTCGAAAGTTGGATGCACTCTAGCTGAAGTGAGCCTGGTTTAAAAGATGAAAGGGGTTGATGAAAAGGAAAAACAAGTGACTACAACCTCTCAAAGTGCTATGCCAATCCGTAGCTTCTAAAAAAATAGGTTGGCTAATCCTCAGCAGGCACCCACACCAGATCCATAAACAAAATTTTCTTACTTACACACAAGTACAAACATTGACATTTTTCTCTCCTGATGAAAATTGACATGGCAACCAATGAACCAAGCAGGAGAAGGAGCtcacaaataaataaataaaatcagGTAGGCCATCATCAAAGCCATGACCTTCCTTCCCACTGTTCCAAAGAGGAAAGAAAAAAAGAACACAGATAGACTGAGCGACGACACCGGCGACATCTCCGGCGGCGGGCGACGCGAGGCGATGGCGGGCCGCCGCTCCCGCTCCCCCTCGCTCTCCTCCTCCCCGTCCTCccgctccctctcctccttctcctcggTCTCCTCCCCGTCCCGCAGCCGCTCCCCTCCCGACCGCGGCCGCCGCAGGTCAGCCAGCCGCGCCGCCGGAACTCCCCCACCCGCCCCCCCGTCGGTCTCTCATTGCTTGCTCTGTTTCCTCGCAGCTCGTCCGCCGCGCGGAGgggccgctcgccgccgccgccgcgagagGGGGCCAAGGGAGGCCGgtcgacctcgccttcgccgccgcCCAAGAAACCCTCGCCTCCCCCTCCGGCACCGAGGAAGCCCTCCCCTGCTCCGGTCCCCGACGAGTCGTCGCTCGTCCTCCTCGTCAGCCGCCTCTCCCGCAATGTCACCGAGGGCCATCTCAGGGAGATCTTCGGTCAGCAGAGCCACTCCTttcctctcccccctctctccgtCTGCGCGCGTGATTCGATTACTGCTTGAAGTTCAGTTCTTAGTACTCTGAATGCATTGGTGCTGCTGACAGCGTGCTATTTGCCGTCCCCTTTAGCTGACTACCCACCATTGTGTGACTCTGTGTGATTCGATTTACTGCTTGAAGTTCAGTTCTTAGTGTGTTTCGTTCTCTGAATATATATCGCTGCATTGTGCCGATTATTACCATTGTGCTGCGGAGAACTATGGTCAACTTCAGTTCTTAGTGCTTATGTATACTGCACGTTCTCTGAATGCATCGCTGCTGTTGAGCCGTTGCCACCGCCTTTAGCTGATTGCCACCACTATGCTGTGCTGCAGAGAACTATGGCGAAGTCGTCAATGTGGAGCTGTCCATGGATAAGGCGGTAAGCAGATGAGCTCAGAAGTCATGACTTTAGGGGGAAATGCTTTAATCGTTGTTAATTATGTCATCACTATATCTGTTGGCTTTGATTCAGGTCAATCTGCCTCGTGGGTACGGATACGTTGAGTTCAAGATGAGAGCTGATGCCGAGAAGGCGCTTCTTTACATGGATGGTGTATGAATCAAACTCTGCCCTGCTCAACCATATTTCATCTATAGTTCAGGAAAAGAGATGGTTTGAATATTCAAACTTGTTAATTTGCACAGGCTCAAATTGATGGGAATGTTGTTAAAGTGAAATTCGCACCTGCACCGGGCCAAAAGGCTGCTGTTTCTTTGCCGAAGGCTCTTCCCCATCCCCCCAAAAGAGATGTGCCTGAGACTGATACACTTGTTCCTAATGCTGAGAAGGCCACTCAGCAGCGACCCAGGGAATGTAAGCTCCCTGTCCTCCAATACCACAAGCTGCTTTTTGTTCGtcccctaaaccaggcttcatGTTTACATTGAGCATAATATAGTTGCTGTTTGAACCTTAAATACTTACCTGTGAGCAGCATCTACTCAAAGGAAACCAGCTCAGTCTCCACAAAGGCGACCTGCTCCAGGCGGAAGGGTTGACTCACCTAGGCGGCGCCCTGATTCACCACCAATTCACCCCTGGAAAGATCCTCCTCCATTCAGGCGTGGCAGAACACCTCCTAGCCTGAGACCAGGATATCCAGTTCGAAGACGGTCTCCCTCTCCACCCCCTCGAAGGTTCAGATCACCAAGGCGGTGAGTAATGCCTAGATGCATTCTCTTTGTCATTGCCATGGTGATTGGGAAGTGCTGAAATGTTTCTTTTGATTGCAGCTTTTCACCCAGAAGAGGTTATGTTAGTCCAGTCCGAAGACGTTCTCCGTTCGCTCCTAGAAGGATGTAAGTCATTTCAGAGTGCCACTGTGCTAATATCGGTGACGGCCATGAAAGATAGTAGTTTAAGCTGCACACCACACACATGTCGTTTTCTTCTGTCCCTACAAAAATACAATATTTGGCTCTCTTCTGCCTTCTACATTTTGACTTCATGGGTGCCTTTTTCACTGTTTGACaacacatcatcatcatcaaggTTATGTCTTGCTTGGGCAGCATCAAAGTTAACCAATACATTCAGCGTGTTGCCAAACATCACAAATGTCACATTGGATCCATAATCCCTTGTGTGTAGAACTTTCACTTGTAACCTCATAAATGTGCTCCATCCTATCCCTGGTCTGCTTACTTATCCGATCTATTTCTAATCTGTTTAAACTTTCAAGAGACAGAACAGTTGACAGTCTAGGGAAAATGCGCTACGATGGCAAAAATGCAAAGCCAATATCTCGACAGTTTTCCCCAAACTCATTTCATCTGTGATTATTTAGccataaaaaggaaaaaccaGTAATGGATATGCTTAGTGCCCAAAACATAGTGCACTACAATTATTTCTGAACACTCAGTATCAACATACCAGCCAAAATGCCCTTAAGAGGCATAGTATAAGCTTTTAACATATTCTGTATTCATCTGAACAACTAGCTGTTATTTGAGCCTTATTTTCATGAATCTTAGTCTGTAGCTTATCTCATTATATAAGAAGTAGCTAATACCATGCAGCTCTAGTTCCAAATTAGAAGACGGAGCCTGCTAATTATTCTTGGATAGTTACTCTGTCTTAACTTGCGTGAACCATTGGGACGATAAACTGGGTCCTATGTAGTAAATCTGAGTGGTTATCTTTTTGAGTAGTTATATAAGAAAAAGCTATTTATGCAAAGTATTGCTTGCATTTTATCTCTGTTAACCATTCTTTCATTCTGCAGGACACCTCCAATGCGGATGAGAAGTCCTCCCAGAAGGCTGCCACCTCCTTATCGTCGTAGTAGATCTCCCATTCGTCGACCAATTCGCTCCCTTTCCAGATCAATTTCTCCTGTCAGGTAATGGTGTTGTTGACCTAGGTTCATAtcttatttttgtatcattttgGATCAGTGATTTGTGCATCTCTTACGAGACAAAAGGAAACTTACAGTCAGCCTGTCACTTCAGCGCTATCTCCTGAGCAGTGTAAAGAAATATGCCCTTGTGTTAACAAACCACTCTATGGAACCAGGGGTCGAGCCGCTCCTGTGAGGCGTGGGCGGTCATCCTCGTCATTTTCTGAATCACCAACGCCGCCAAGAAGGGTAAACTCGTAACTATTGCTgtcttgtttttttttctttagaGGAAAAAAGGGAAAGAGGGGTGATTATTTCTCTTGTACAGGGAGCCGGAAGGGTACTGAGAAGTCGCAGCCCTCAAAGGTAGTCACCTTTGCCTTTCCAAGTCGTAAGTGGTGCcaatttttcttttattttagcaACCTGCTTAAGAATCTGTCTCAAATACAACAAAAGGAAACTAGACGTTATTTTTTCCTGTTCGAAACCAAGTTATTTATATCTAACAGAAAGGagttattttttcttttctttcattTGGCACAGGTCCTTTAGAGGGAGACGGAGAAGTGCCTCTAgcttcagcaatagtagtggttcGTCCTCCCCTATCCGCCGTTAGAACTCCCGACATGTTGAACCCCTGGTAGGTAAAATCTTTTTTGTCTCGTCGTCCTTTTATCTCTGATGATCTGGTTTGCCTCTGCTGCTGTCATCAAGCTTCAGATCGGGTCAGATATCGTTGGAACGAGCATGCGAGTCTCTGTCTGAGATCTTCGAAGAGTTGGCTTTCGTTCTGTAGTGGATTAGAGCACATTAATCGGTTTTCTCGTTGTGAATTTTTGATCCATGAGACCTCGATATTTATGTTGGTCAATTTAATTTTATGAAATTTCCGTGCCCACCAAAAGAACGTTGTTTGTGGATTCATTTGTGCTTATGTTCTCTATGTTTGTCAAGTTAAACGTCTGTTATTTTCGACATTCGTATCGGCCAGCCCCCCGCCAAATAAAAGGTATCGGCCATTCCATTCTACATGAGATAAACAATTTTTTTTTTCTGTGTCCCAGTATAAAACGAAAAAAAGTAGAGAAACATGTGACGATTTCAATCAACAAGGTAAATTGAATCGACCATATGCATGGAGATTATTTAGATCATAATTTGTTGGTAAAGTACTATTTTTACAGTGGAGATGATTCAGACCTCGAGATGATGGTTGTTCCACTGAGTATATCGTGTTGTCTGGACATGGAGTATCTACTCCTGAGCTCAAATGCTCATGCATGAACAGTAAAATTGAAAAAAAtagtaaaaaattcaaaaattctaatttttttggtgataAACTTTGACAAATGTTTGGTATGCATTAAAAAATTCAGCACgaaacgacattcgtggaaggcgggcaaaaaaaacaaacaaaattgATGTTCCAAAAATGCTAGTTTTGGAAACATTTTGGAGTGCTGATattttttttgccatgccttGCATGAATGTCGATTCGTACTGAAATTTTGCATGCATACAAAACATTTGTCaaagtttataattttttttagaattttttgattttttactattttttcgattttactgttcatgcgggAGCATTTGAGCTCGGGAGTAGAATAGGACTTCCGGTGTTGTCCTGATGTGGACAAAATTATTATATAAAAAATAAATTACACATTTAAATATCTAAGTTGCGATATTTTTTTGTTTGTATTACTAATTAACACTTATAAGTTCTGGCATGCTAATTCTTGTACAAGAATTTTCCATATTAATCCATTCTATCAAATATTTAATTGTTTAAAAGTTTAATGGATGAATAATAAGATATCATATTTTGTAAATAATAAATTGGCTCAGCAGACTATGGTAATGTAAAATATCAGTCCCGAACCAAGCAATAAAATAATTTTGTCATGAATAATTTCTTTGGAGGAACACGATGCTACCATATTGCACCATCTGCGCACTGCAAATCTCGTATTGTCTCGATCACAACAACACTGTATTGAACATAAATTGCACGTTTAAATTCCTAACTTTACAATATCGCCTTTTGGCCTTGAATTAGTATTTATGAATTCGGATGCGATATTCACATTATTCGATAAATAATTTCTTTGGAGGATCGTGAAACTGCCGCGACCATCTACACCCCGCAAATCTTGCCTTGTTGTCCGGATGGCAACAATAGTATATATTAAAAATTAGATTTCACATTCAAATGTCTAAGTTTATATTTTTTGTTTTGAATTAgtatttatgatattcaaatgtAATGTTCACATTATTCAACACATTTTCGATATTTTAAAATTTCAATGAAAGGTTTTCCACATAATATCGTGTAAATAATAAATTTGATCATCTATCAATTTCGGCCGTCCGATCGGCATCGAACGCATGCGCGAGGCCGGCCGTGGCACTTTTACAAAAAGACGCCTGCCAGTGCCACTCCGCTCTATCTTTTTTACACAAAGCTCCTTCGTCTCTCCCGTGCAGCCCCAGCTCGTCCATGGAAGGCCGGTCAGGCGCGGCGGTGGCCGCCGCCGGCGTCGTCCGCCCCCTACACCTCGGTGCCACGCTTGAGGCGTTTAGTTGTGTATGGTTTTGCGTTTTTAGCATTCTTCACTAGTTCTGTCGTCTCTTTATGCATGTTTGATCAGCTTATGAGGATTTTTCTCAATACCATTGTATCGTTTGTCTATGTGGCTTTATTAATATAAAGCAGGGCAAAAACATGTTACAAGGACAGACGGTGCACTCTTGCTCCGTGATACGAGGTATTTTTGTAAAATGACCGAATTGGTCTATAATTTTTTTGTTCTTTAGGGCCCTTATTTAAGATGTACTCTAGTGTTTATCTAATGGATGTTTGGGTCCTTGAGGATTCCCCCTTAGTTCAATTTTTTTACTAGAAGACTATCtttctttccctaataataataataataaagcagCTAATGTTTCTGGTCGTACGTCGTCAATATTTTTACATAAAAGTCCCTTTATGTTTTGGTAATTAACCCGCAGTCACGTCCATAAGTATAACGGTTCGTCGTTGGGGAAAAAGGGGTCGCACGCCTGCGCTCGCATTGCCCCCCACAGCTTCGCCTCGCTCGTCCGGTTCCATACGTTGTTTGCAACTGCGTTATTATGGCCGCTAAAAACGTTGGGACTCACGACCTGCCCTCCTCTCCCTTCCCGCTGCAGATTCGAATTAATAGTCCCACCCGCCACTTTACATCAAATCAAATCCTAGCAACTTATATAAGTTCCAAATTGGAAGAATCATCAACAAGCCAACGGAAGGACTGAGATACAATCAATTAAAGAGGAAAGGCGCATGAATCCAACAAAAAGCAGTGGTCACAGCGAATTTGACATTCCTTAATCCCTAAAGGAGACAGAGCTGAGAGGATACAGAAAAAGGATTGATATACCACTGGTCCGTGGTCGTCATGCTAGGGAACCCCTACTCGTGCACCAGCACGAGTAGGGGTTCCCTAGCATGACGACCATGGCAGGCTCGGCCCATAGGCCGGGCAAACGGGGCGCCCGCCTTGGGACCCCGGAAGGCAAGGGCCCCAGCCCAGGTATTATTTCCTATGTGGTAGGAAGGCCAGAAAAACAGCGAGAGTAACGAGGGCCCGTCGATCGTTCCGGTGCTCCTCGACTCCTCTTCCCCAAATTCCAGACTCCCACGACAGCGCCGCCGTTTCCGTGCGTCTCCAGTTCCAAGATCGCCGCCGGCCATTAATGGAGACTAAAGGCGCAAATCGACTTCCCAATCAGCTCTCCTTCCTTCCTCAACGTTCTGCTTGTTCCCCATTAGCTAGATGTTGGAGATTTGAAGACGGTCTGTTCTTCTTTTCATCTTCCCCATAATCCCGTTCCTCCCCATAAATAGCTGTGCCCTCTGACGACTCCACATCTCTTCTTCTTATCTTCTTCTCTTCAGACTTCAGTGGATCTAACTGTGAGTACTCGGGATTCAGGAGATTAGGAGAACTGTTGACTGCAACCTGCTGCAGATCTACTGATCTGGCCACCTACATCCACATTCAGGTGCTTTTGTTCCTGTTTTAATCATTTTATGCTGCTTGTTCTGGTTTAGTGACATCTCCTCTAGAAAGTATTTATCCGGTAGGAACAAAAGGAAGAGAAAAAAACAAATAGATGAAGAGGTAAAATCCCTAAAAGGATCACTTGACAAAATTTTCACAAATCACAACTAGTAGTTCTTCTAAAGATCCCCTGATAACACAAAAGATCTAAGTAGCAACCAATTTTGACACGAATTTTTGTTTTGCAAAACCAAATGAAGCCTACATTCAAATTTAGGAAATGCAGGCTTTTGTGGAAAGCAAACTTTTGTTGAACTATATCATTTCATTACTATCATGGTGTAGTTCACTTGATCGATAAAGAAATTGTAGTGTCAGTTTGAGAGTCCAAATTAAGATCATCAGGCTATGCTATGTACTGGATATTACTTTGCGTTTGAAATAGAAAATATTTTGAGCTTTTGAGTAAACAAGGGCCCCTTATTGCTGTCTTGCCCCTGGGCCCGTATATCTATGGGCCGGCGCTGCACATAGCTAGCTTATCCATGTAACACACAGCTAGCTTATCCACACAACCATGTGCATGCACGGTCAAGTCTTGATTATCCTAACATTCTACACTATCACTGGAGTTGAAGGATATTTCTTTATTTACACGTGGGTGATTTAGGAAATCTGTTATATTAAATTGCGGGAGAGCAATCATCATCTTGCTTTTCAACGCCTGATTGCAAGTCACATCATATCACATCCAATGACTTTCCGTGCATTATGTTACGTCACGGCTAGCCGTCGGAGAGTAACAGCTCAACCGTTCACCTCTATATGAGAACGGAACCCAACAAAGCCTAGCATTCAACACACCATGTCGTCCCACGTCCAGGAAGATGAGCTCGCCATGAGCAGCGATGAGTTGCTCCAAGCTCAGCTCGAGCTCTACCACCACTCCTTCGTCTATGTCAAGTCCATGGCGCTCGGTGCCGCCACCGATCTGCGCATCGCCGACGCCATCCACCTTAGGGGAGGTGCTGCCACCTTGTCTGATCTTGCCGCCCATACAGGGATCCACCCGACGAAGTTCTCCCACCTCCGGAGGCTCATGCGCGTGCTCACCACCTCGGGCATCTTCTCCGCCGACGTCAAGGCTAGAGGCGACACCGTGTACAAGCTCACCCGGGTCTCTCGCCTCCTTGTTGGTGCTGGTGGCGAGAGCTCGCGCCGCCGTGACCTGTCTCCAATGGTTGGCGTGTTTGTCAACCCGGTCGCCATCGCTGCTCTCTTTAGCATACGCGAGTGGTTCACCGACGAAAACAGCGCCGCCTCATCGTCTCTCTTCGAGATGGCGCATGGTTGTACACGGTGGGAGATGATAGCAAAGGACGCCGGCGAGGGTCGCGTGTTCAATGCCGGCATGGCCGCAGACAGCTGCCTCAGTATGGAGATCCTCCTAAAAGAGTGCAGCAGCGTCTTCGGATCCCTAGGCAGCTCACTGGTCGATGTCGGTGGCGCCCATGGCACTGCTGCTGCGGTCGTTGCCAAGGCATTCCCACACGTCAAGTGTACCGTGCTGGACCTCCCTCGCGTCGTCGCTGGGGCTCCTGCCCATGCTAATTTAACCTTCGTCCCCGGCGACATGTTTGAGTACATCCCGCCGGCGGACACCGTTCTACTCAAGGTAAACATACAACCTGCATAGTCCATTTCACTATAACAACATTATGggtttaaatatatatatatatatatatatatttgttttGTTTCAGTGGGTTTTGCATGATTGGCCAGACGAAGATTGCATCAAGATACTGCGCCAGTGCAAG is drawn from Aegilops tauschii subsp. strangulata cultivar AL8/78 chromosome 1, Aet v6.0, whole genome shotgun sequence and contains these coding sequences:
- the LOC109748216 gene encoding uncharacterized protein isoform X2; its protein translation is MTFLPTVPKRKEKKNTDRLSDDTGDISGGGRREAMAGRRSRSPSLSSSPSSRSLSSFSSVSSPSRSRSPPDRGRRSSSAARRGRSPPPPREGAKGGRSTSPSPPPKKPSPPPPAPRKPSPAPVPDESSLVLLVSRLSRNVTEGHLREIFENYGEVVNVELSMDKAVNLPRGYGYVEFKMRADAEKALLYMDGAQIDGNVVKVKFAPAPGQKAAVSLPKALPHPPKRDVPETDTLVPNAEKATQQRPRESSTQRKPAQSPQRRPAPGGRVDSPRRRPDSPPIHPWKDPPPFRRGRTPPSLRPGYPVRRRSPSPPPRRFRSPRRFSPRRGYVSPVRRRSPFAPRRMTPPMRMRSPPRRLPPPYRRSRSPIRRPIRSLSRSISPVRGRAAPVRRGRSSSSFSESPTPPRRGAGRVLRSRSPQR
- the LOC109748216 gene encoding uncharacterized protein isoform X1, with translation MTFLPTVPKRKEKKNTDRLSDDTGDISGGGRREAMAGRRSRSPSLSSSPSSRSLSSFSSVSSPSRSRSPPDRGRRSSSAARRGRSPPPPREGAKGGRSTSPSPPPKKPSPPPPAPRKPSPAPVPDESSLVLLVSRLSRNVTEGHLREIFENYGEVVNVELSMDKAVNLPRGYGYVEFKMRADAEKALLYMDGAQIDGNVVKVKFAPAPGQKAAVSLPKALPHPPKRDVPETDTLVPNAEKATQQRPRESSTQRKPAQSPQRRPAPGGRVDSPRRRPDSPPIHPWKDPPPFRRGRTPPSLRPGYPVRRRSPSPPPRRFRSPRRFSPRRGYVSPVRRRSPFAPRRMTPPMRMRSPPRRLPPPYRRSRSPIRRPIRSLSRSISPVRGRAAPVRRGRSSSSFSESPTPPRRGAGRVLRSRSPQRSFRGRRRSASSFSNSSGSSSPIRR
- the LOC109748218 gene encoding acetylserotonin O-methyltransferase 1: MSSHVQEDELAMSSDELLQAQLELYHHSFVYVKSMALGAATDLRIADAIHLRGGAATLSDLAAHTGIHPTKFSHLRRLMRVLTTSGIFSADVKARGDTVYKLTRVSRLLVGAGGESSRRRDLSPMVGVFVNPVAIAALFSIREWFTDENSAASSSLFEMAHGCTRWEMIAKDAGEGRVFNAGMAADSCLSMEILLKECSSVFGSLGSSLVDVGGAHGTAAAVVAKAFPHVKCTVLDLPRVVAGAPAHANLTFVPGDMFEYIPPADTVLLKWVLHDWPDEDCIKILRQCKKAIPTWDAGGKVIIMDMVVGSQGLQQETVSKEAEVLFDVFIMHIDGIQREEHEWRKIFFDAGFSDYKITPVTGIRSIIEVYP